A single window of Aspergillus oryzae RIB40 DNA, chromosome 8 DNA harbors:
- a CDS encoding cytochrome and DOMON domain-containing protein (predicted protein) has translation MQPQVTVPLYAAVLGLFCTALSQRPVTFSPFDLDGVFFSVACPTITASSGSGLIFFQIKASSTLQWVGLGQGSQMARANMFILYSASSSNVTLSSRSGKGHFQPVPNLDSRVSLLDGSGIQDGMMTANVLCENCNDWQGGSMDPKSSSTQWYYTYREGSPINSDNVTEFIQKHDGHGGASADLSHAETVSTNPFLTYSPATDSSYTTTSTDGTRVPDMPIAHGLMIAISFILLFPSLALVVLLPYAISIPKVHAPLQILTLALAISGMDVGLQLAVEKNLMMNSHPIIGIIVVVLLTLFQPAVGFFQHRHLRRDGGKSVFAYAHRWLGRSMIILGTINGGLGFHLAGIGNPGAPQSAMIAYSIIAGVVGLAYLGVHLLVGMQGRSHRQERKRESTTSR, from the exons ATGCAACCTCAAGTCACTGTACCCCTGTATGCTGCAGTGCTAGGGCTCT TTTGCACTGCCTTGAGCCAACGACCTGTGaccttttctccttttgACCTCGATGGAGTATTCTTCAGTGTCGCCTGTCCTACCATCACCGCCTCCTCTGGATCCGgtctcattttctttcagATCAAGGCCTCAAGTACCCTACAGTGGGTCGGTCTAGGCCAAGGATCGCAGATGGCCAGGGCTAATATGTTCATCCTCTATTCGGCTTCCTCTAGTAATGTGACGCTATCCTCTCGCTCCGGGAAAGGTCATTTCCAGCCAGTGCCTAATCTGGACTCTCGGGTTTCTCTTCTGGATGGTAGCGGTATCCAAGACGGTATGATGACGGCCAATGTGCTCTGCGAGAACTGCAATGACTGGCAGGGCGGGTCTATGGACCCGAAGAGTTCATCGACACAATGGTATTATACTTATAGGGAGGGTTCGCCGATAAATTCTGATAATGTCACTGAGTTTATCCAGAAGCATGATGGGCATGGAGGTGCAAGCGCCGATTTGTCTCACGCAGAGACAGTCTCTACTAATCCGTTTTTAACATACAGCCCAGCCACGGACTCAAGCTATACTACCACTTCCACAGACGGCACTAGGGTTCCTGACATGCCCATCGCACATGGGCTCATGATAGCTATTTCGTTTATCCTACTCTTTCCATCACTTGCCCTGGTTGTCCTACTTCCCTACGCGATCTCCATCCCCAAAGTTCATGCACCCCTTCAGATCCTCACACTTGCCCTCGCCATTTCTGGAATGGATGTAGGTCTTCAACTTGCTGTTGAAAAGAACCTGATGATGAACTCGCACCCTATCATTGGTATTATCGTCGTGGTGCTCCTTACTCTCTTCCAACCGGCAGTGGGGTTTTTCCAGCACCGTCACCTTCGCCGTGATGGCGGCAAGAGTGTCTTTGCTTACGCACATCGCTGGCTGGGCCGTTCGATGATCATTCTTGGTACTATCAATGGAGGTCTTGGTTTCCACTTAGCGGGCATAGGCAATCCCGGTGCTCCTCAAAGTGCGATGATTGCATATTCAATCATTGCAGGAGTGGTGGGGTTGGCATATCTTGGGGTACATCTTCTGGTGGGGATGCAAGGAAGATCTCATCGACAAGAGCGGAAGCGCGAATCTACTACCTCCAGGTAG
- a CDS encoding uncharacterized protein (predicted protein): MAIKKVPRLPYRRGSQSSEDDFFDIPDEPCLAIAKRQLRHIRTWVVFALLVLFLVWLRRERPQPQALPHINYDLVDWSRYAYSQYATSSAYLCNAVMVFEALQRLGSRAQRVLFFPEDWDVSVESERDRDSQLLAMARDKYNVMLIPITLETIKPGAGSGESWDKSISKLLAFGESEYDRIVHLDSDANVLQNMDELFFLPPTKVAMPRAYWGLPDTKQLSSLLIVIEPSYKEYNALMEAALPAMYGQKAVNTSSTQRYDMELLNERYADSATVLPHRQYGLVSGEFRAEDHRNFLGNNYEVWDPDKVLAEAKLVHFSDWPLPKPWVLWPQNLLAEMLPKCKHNPGTPQESGCRDREVWKSIYHDFRRRRKDICKLLSYPAPAWPPTEHSESSGSKEPV, encoded by the exons ATGGCAATTAAGAAGGTGCCGAGGCTCCCTTACCGCAGAGGCTCTCAATCCTCCGAAGATGACTTCTTCGATATCCCTGACGAACCATGCCTGGCAATCGCCAAACGGCAACTCCGACATATTCGGACATGGGTGGTTTTCGCCCTCCTCGTCCTTTTCTTGGTATGGCTCCGACGGGAGCGTCCCCAACCCCAGGCCCTGCCTCACATAAATTACGATTTGGTGGATTGGTCCCGTTATGCCTATAGCCAGTATGCGACCTCTAGCGCCTATCTGTGCAACGCCGTCATGGTGTTCGAAGCCCTGCAACGGCTAGGAAGTCGGGCACAACGAGTGTTATTCTTTCCTGAAGATTGGGATGTCAGCGTCGAAAGCGAGCGTGATAGGGATAGCCAGTTGTTGGCGATGGCAAGAGATAAATACAATGTGATGCTGATTCCCATCACCTTGGAGACTATCAAACCGGGGGCAG GATCTGGAGAATCATGGGATAAGAGTATCTCTAAATTACTAGCCTTCGGCGAGAGCGAGTACGATCGGATCGTCCACCTTGACTCCGACGCCAACGTTTTACAGAACATGGATGAGctatttttccttcctccgaCCAAGGTTGCGATGCCACGGGCGTATTGGGGGCTTCCGGATACCAAACAGCTGTCGTCTCTGCTGATTGTAATCGAACCGTCCTACAAGGAATACAATGCTCTGATGGAGGCGGCGCTTCCGGCTATGTACGGACAAAAAGCGGTCAATACATCATCGACACAAAGATACGATATGGAGTTATTGAACGAACGTTATGCCGATTCGGCCACCGTGCTTCCGCATCGCCAGTATGGCTTAGTGAGTGGCGAATTCCGCGCAGAGGATCATAGAAATTTCCTGGGCAATAACTATGAAGTTTGGGATCCGGATAAAGTGCTAGCAGAAGCCAAACTTGTTCATTTTTCAGACTGGCCTTTGCCTAAGCCGTGGGTTCTGTGGCCGCAGAATTTGCTGGCTGAGATGTTGCCCAAGTGTAAACACAACCCTGGCACACCACAAGAAAGTGGGTGCCGTGATCGAGAGGTGTGGAAAAGTATCTATCATGACTTCCGGCGGCGGCGAAAG GACATCTGCAAACTTCTGAGTTATCCGGCCCCTGCTTGGCCTCCAACGGAGCATTCTGAGTCTTCCGGCTCAAAAGAACCTGTATAA
- a CDS encoding uncharacterized protein (predicted protein), whose protein sequence is MPILVIRWLHCTEITGRFTLLSTQGTYQQHQESAGGPDYLTSHDDTAVFPPRPLTLESGGRKADLTMLYNALIRTHHITSRKKVAALKQAASAHNCFALLRSGGIPGIMYVESKEKEAVEAWVSVVRNLRYKDFQLVARPGLLEKDHQIGNANEKQWDGKKSNGRQEQGGRDSVAGLEEVETVKEFGSIMEDRGVWRWWRKGMGYVN, encoded by the coding sequence ATGCCCATTTTAGTCATCCGCTGGCTCCACTGCACTGAAATCACGGGTAGATTTACGTTGCTAAGTACACAAGGTACATACCAACAACATCAGGAATCTGCAGGGGGCCCCGATTACCTTACTAGCCACGATGATACTGCCGTGTTCCCTCCGAGACCCTTAACACTTGaatcaggaggaagaaaagcagattTAACAATGCTATACAACGCCCTCATCCGCACCCACCACATTACCTCCCGCAAGAAGGTTGCTGCGCTGAAACAAGCTGCATCCGCCCACAATTGCTTTGCACTCCTTCGCTCTGGTGGAATTCCTGGAATCATGTATGTTGAAtcgaaagagaaggaggctgtcGAGGCATGGGTGAGCGTGGTGCGGAATCTGAGGTATAAGGATTTCCAGCTTGTGGCTAGGCCTGGACTTCTTGAGAAAGACCATCAAATTGGGAATGCGAATGAGAAGCAGTGGGATGGTAAAAAAAGTAATGGACGGCAAGAGCAAGGGGGTAGAGATTCTGTCGCTGGCCTAGAAGAGGTCGAGACAGTCAAGGAGTTTGGAAGTATAATGGAAGACCGCGGTGtttggagatggtggaggaaggggatgggATATGTGAATTGA
- a CDS encoding putative ABC multidrug transporter (pleiotropic drug resistance proteins (PDR1-15), ABC superfamily) gives MPAHLHAHPPGSTSLAANHEAESPSDSVSSPRVFLSHDDEDAIAEIRRTLTEISHHNSKQGYPEPHSSFDKFLEAELQAGRKKSNLGVCFQSLSTWGDGEEHTDVKTLGTALWRTLTFQDVYEWTIQPWLSRKEPQSGRPLIRDFSGAVRSGEIMLVLGRPGAGCSTFLRTIAGHHSSFLGVTGSLDYSGLSLEEVKKHYRGQVAYVPEDDVHFPTLTVQQTLEFALQSKTPQRYQDRIPRYLEIYGRVFGMSHTMNTLVGNEYIRGVSGGERKRISIIESLATDSSVSCWDNSTRGLDASSALDYARSLRIMTDTCGKATLMTLYQASDAIYDLVDKVLLIDEGRMLYQGPAREAKRYFEDLGYECAEMQTISDFLTSITVPERRRFRLGWEHRAPKGPIELEEAFRKSSAYQKVQYDVQHYEDQRLGGKSVRCSQIDSDDGSLEDFKKAIQTDKSRFVSPKSPYTISVFRQVVLCAKRQLWQIRGHMSPLYIKIISSVVYGLLVGSMFYNQPQTTAGMYSRGGVIFYSSILLAWLQMSELEEAMQGRDILSRQKKFAFVRPSAVCLARVITDFLIAAVITFLYLIVVYFLSGLKSDAGAFWIDFLFIYLCTICLTAQFRLFAAASSNFEVALRYCGVSVLFCIVFGGYVLSVDRMIKDVPWVGWIAYTTPALYTYEAMMAAEFHNANFTCSPESIVPSGANYTNIAYQTCGYAGSQIGTTVVNGDDYLAAQYGFSFGHVWRNFGILCLFTVVYIVCTCWLSEIMEWEPDSAGPIEYKKSRRNSRRSHRQGLDEESNPVHRDVTMPDSANNFERSGQAITGSMSTFTWDNLELFVQVGKETRKLLNGVSGYCKPGTLTALVGASGAGKSTLLTALTQRPNSGKLTGTMYVDGHAVDESFNRQIGYCQQMDIHDESSTVREALEFSALLRQNPGVPDKEKLAYVNTVIETLDLIELQNALIGSLDIEKKKRVTIGVELCARPELLLFLDEPTSGLDSQGASSIVALLRRLADQGLAILCTIHQANQQQFEDFDRVLALSPGGSTYYFGEVGESGCSIFEYFSKNGHKPENVTNAADYLIEVVVGGMKKDTTHQVNWADVWNRSAEADMVKKDICDIRSKGAEAGVSQHAKEISQPPLYRQVGLLTQRTLRQYWRSPEYPYSRLYASFLHALINGLTYLQIGNSSTDLQSKAFSCFLVLMLVPEFINAISMRFIMNRDIWKAREGPSGVYGWVAFCTAQIVSEIPYAIISAVVFYVLYYFIVGLPLGFAAGYSFLMFFLFFLFATSWGQWIAALSADSMVAATLMPFFIIMCELFNGILQPHENMPVFWKYTMYYATPFTYWIGGVLTAVLRGMPVICDSSELTMFESPPNMTCAEYAGPWLAEHGVGYLSNPDDTSKCGYCKYSYGDDYLSGIGLDSSKIWPYFGIFLAFVISNYSMVYVLVYVRSVMKPFWGRK, from the exons ATGCCGGCCCATCTCCACGCTCACCCACCTGGGAGCACCTCCCTTGCTGCCAATCATGAAGCTGAGAGTCCATCGGATAGTGTGTCCTCGCCTCGGGTGTTCTTGTCTcacgacgatgaagatgccatTGCGGAGATCCGTCGGACCTTGACTGAGATTAGCCATCACAACTCCAAACAAGGTTATCCTGAGCCGCACTCTTCCTTTGACAAATTTTTAGAAGCAGAGTTGCAAGCTGGCCGGAAAAAGTCCAATCTTGGAGTTTGCTTTCAATCACTGTCAACATGGGGCGATGGGGAGGAGCACACTGATGTCAAGACCTTGGGAACGGCACTGTGGCGCACATTGACATTCCAAGATGTCTATGAGTGGACTATTCAGCCCTGGCTTTCGAGGAAGGAACCACAGAGCGGACGTCCGTTGATTCGCGATTTCTCAGGCGCCGTTCGAAGTGGTGAGATCATGCT GGTGCTGGGACGACCAGGAGCTGGTTGCTCGACATTTCTCCGAACAATTGCCGGCCATCACTCTTCGTTTCTCGGAGTGACAGGGTCTTTGGACTACTCTGGTCTCAGCCTAGAAGAGGTTAAGAAGCACTATCGTGGCCAAGTGGCCTATGTCCCAGAGGACGATGTACATTTCCCTACACTCACAGTGCAACAGACGCTGGAATTTGCACTCCAGAGTAAGACACCCCAGAGATACCAAGACCGGATTCCTCGATACCTTGAGATCTACGGTCGCGTTTTTGGTATGTCCCACACGATGAATACATTGGTCGGTAACGAATACATTCGGGGTGTTTCTGGCGGAGAACGCAAGCGTATTTCAATTATTGAGTCCCTCGCAACGGATTCTTCTGTTTCATGTTGGGATAATTCCACCAGGGGACTTGACGCCTCATCCGCTTTGGACTATGCTCGTAGTCTCCGAATCATGACTGATACTTGTGGCAAAGCCACGCTAATGACACTGTATCAAGCATCAGACGCCATATACGACCTGGTTGACAAGGTTCTTCTGATTGACGAAGGGCGCATGCTTTATCAAGGCCCAGCTCGGGAAGCAAAGCGTTACTTTGAAGACTTGGGTTACGAGTGCGCTGAGATGCAGACAATCTCGGACTTCTTAACGAGCATCACAGTGCCCGAGAGACGCAGATTCCGACTAGGCTGGGAGCACCGAGCCCCCAAGGGACCCATTGAGCTGGAGGAAGCATTCCGCAAAAGCTCAGCCTATCAGAAGGTCCAATATGATGTACAGCACTATGAGGATCAACGTCTTGGCGGAAAAAGTGTCCGGTGCTCGCAGATCGATTCGGACGATGGAAGTCTGGAAGACTTCAAGAAGGCCATACAGACAGACAAGTCCCGTTTTGTGTCTCCTAAATCCCCGTATACGATCTCCGTGTTCCGACAGGTGGTGCTTTGTGCAAAGCGACAGCTGTGGCAGATCCGGGGGCATATGTCTCCATTGTATATCAAGATCATATCGTCTGTTGTCTACGGGTTGCTGGTCGGTTCCATGTTCTATAATCAACCGCAGACTACTGCAGGGATGTACTCTCGGGGAGGCGTCATTTTTTACTCCTCCATTCTGCTCGCGTGGCTCCAGATGTCCGAATTGGAAGAGGCAATGCAAGGGCGGGATATTCTCAGTCGTCAAAAGAAGTTTGCGTTTGTTCGACCCAGTGCTGTATGTTTGGCCAGAGTCATTACGGATTTTCTCATAGCGGCAGTGATCACGTTTCTGTATTTGATCGTGGTTTACTTCTTGTCTGGCTTAAAGTCTGAT GCCGGGGCTTTTTGGATTGATTTCTTATTCATCTATCTATGTACCATCTGTTTAACGGCTCAGTTCCGATTGTTCGCCGCTGCATCTTCTAATTTTGAAGTTGCTTTGCGGTACTGTGGCGTATCTGTACTGTTCTGCATAGTCTTTGGTGGTTATGTCCTCTCAGTCGACAGGATGATCAAAGACGTCCCTTGGGTTGGCTGGATAGCG TATACTACTCCAGCTCTTTATACTTACGAAGCGATGATGGCAGCAGAATTTCACAATGCCAATTTCACTTGCTCACCAGAATCTATTGTCCCTTCGGGTGCCAACTACACCAATATTGCATATCAGACGTGCGGCTATGCGGGAAGCCAGATCGGAACGACTGTCGTGAACGGCGACGATTACTTAGCAGCCCAATacggcttttcttttggtcaTGTCTGGCGCAATTTTGGAATACTGTGTCTCTTCACCGTGGTCTACATTGTCTGCACTTGCTGGTTAAGTGAAATCATGGAATGGGAGCCGGACAGTGCGGGCCCCATAGAGTATAAGAAGTCGCGGAGAAATTCAAGACGAAGCCACAGGCAAggactggatgaagaaagcaaccCTGTCCACCGCGATGTAACCATGCCTGATTCAGCAAACAATTTTGAAAGGTCTGGCCAAGCCATAACCGGATCCATGTCCACATTTACTTGGGACAATTTGGAGCTGTTTGTCCAAGTTGGGAAGGAGACACGAAAGCTGCTGAATGGAGTCAGTGGCTACTGCAAGCCTGGAACCCTGACGGCTCTAGTTGGTGCCTCTGGAGCGGGAAAATCAACGC TATTGACTGCCCTGACTCAGCGGCCAAATTCTGGAAAATTGACGGGCACAATGTACGTCGACGGACATGCTGTTGATGAGTCATTTAACCGTCAGATCGGATACTGCCAGCAAATGGATATTCACGATGAGAGCAGCACTGTTCGCGAGGCGCTTGAATTTTCAGCGCTGCTGCGCCAGAACCCGGGGGTGCCAGATAAAGAAAAGCTCGCGTACGTAAACACAGTCATTGAGACGCTTGACTTGATCGAGTTACAGAACGCCCTCATCGGATCCTTAGAtatcgaaaagaagaagcgtgTCACTATTGGAGTAGAGCTTTGTGCGAGGCCTGAGTTGCTActcttcctggatgagcCGACAAGTGGACTTGATAGCCAGGGCGCTTCTAGCATTGTTGCTTTGTTGAGACGGTTGGCAGACCAGGGACTGGCTATCCTTTGTACCATTCACCAGGCAAACCAACAGCAATTCGAGGATTTTGATCGAGTCTTGGCTCTCAGTCCTGGCGGAAGTACCTATTACTTTGGGGAAGTCGGGGAGTCCGGCTGTTCGATCTTTGAATATTTCTCCAAGAATGGGCATAAGCCGGAGAATGTGACCAATGCGGCAGACTACTTGATCGAAGTTGTCGTGGGGGGCATGAAAAAAGATACCACGCATCAAGTCAACTGGGCTGACGTGTGGAACCGATCTGCGGAAGCCGATATGGTCAAGAAAGACATATGCGACATCCGGAGTAAAGGAGCTGAGGCCGGTGTATCCCAACATGCAAAAGAAATCTCCCAGCCGCCACTTTATCGCCAGGTGGGACTTTTGACCCAACGTACTTTGCGGCAGTACTGGAGAAGCCCGGAGTATCCCTACTCACGGCTCTATGCGTCGTTCCTGCACGCTCTGATCAACGGTCTCACTTACCTCCAGATTGGGAACAGCTCAACCGACCTGCAATCCAAGGCCTTCTCATGCTTCTTGGTTCTGATGCTGGTACCTGAGTTCATCAACGCCATATCTATGCGGTTTATCATGAATCGCGATATATGGAAGGCCCGCGAAGGTCCTAGCGGTGTCTATGGATGGGTTGCATTCTGTACAGCGCAAATCGTATCCGAGATCCCGTACGCTATTATCAGCGCCGTGGTGTTCTATGTGCTCTATTATTTCATTGTTGGACTTCCTTTGGGATTTGCAGCCGGATATAGTTTCTTgatgttcttcttgttcttcctgtTCGCCACGTCTTGGGGTCAATGGATCGCAGCGCTGAG CGCTGACTCTATGGTGGCTGCGACCCTCatgccattcttcatcatcatgtGCGAACTGTTCAACGGTATCCTTCAGCCCCACGAGAACATGCCCGTGTTCTGGAAGTACACCATGTACTATGCCACACCCTTCACTTATTGGATCGGGGGTGTCCTAACGGCTGTCCTACGCGGAATGCCCGTCATCTGTGACAGCAGCGAATTGACCATGTTTGAAAGCCCACCGAACATGACGTGCGCAGAGTATGCAGGGCCGTGGCTTGCAGAGCACGGCGTAGGCTACCTTTCCAACCCAGATGACACAAGCAAATGCGGATATTGCAAGTATAGCTATGGGGATGAT TATCTGTCTGGCATTGGCCTAGACTCGTCGAAGATTTGGCCGTACTTCGGCATTTTCTTGGCATTCGTGATCTCCAACTATTCGATGGTGTATGTTCTTGTATATGTGCGATCTGTGATGAAGCCTTTCTGGGGGCGTAAATAA
- a CDS encoding repressor protein (pentafunctional AROM protein) — MSQSLGRECHRNLNPDASLVLVGIRGCGKRSLGFVAATALKRRFITEDHYFKQVTGLTRHEYLKRFGGQEFQKRDIEVLKMMLDKHRSRCIIECGLGSLTRPVQEYLRLYSVTNPVVYVVRDMVRIQTLLGLEDQAAKLLCEGDPLHRMCSNFEFYNIEDRSSMIPQLDEVTPDRRSAGYSFKLKEAKEDFTRFVRFITGADVDHSSYDSPFVLLETPPENRSFTHAIFVRSSAMLQEDVDLCELQSGGDAIELCVDRWDTEMASTVSKQVSLLRRSARTPIIFSIDASTSGIGSGTLTPTQLRSLYFEIVEHGLRLAVEYLAIDLDQDKSLLVEANRNRGMTKIIGQHIFKPSSSVTWDDESCLSVYLEAEKLGCQLVRILRVAAEREDNAAVAKFTNKIHSLPGEHPPIIAYNVGSLGRTSQVFNSTLTSVTHPAIKRPTGNRIDPQITSRDAVQALFQSYVLDPLQFYILGASVAYSLSPAMYNAAFHHCGMSHTYSIPESPSLTALDKLGRDPHFGGASVVQPWRVEIFQKLSSKSRHAEAIGAINTIMPLRARADGTMFPLQEQASRRNQAGPVLGWYGENTDWVGIMTCMNRNLSPRNAISPLKTTGLVIGAGGMGRAAIYAMLRLGCRKIFIYNRTLSRAENVARHFNSWAAAQVGSTKVVHVLRSLQDEWPSETCHPCLIASCVPADPDQDEPPANFEMPMQWLESPTGGVVLEFAYKPLETPLIRQMRRFRSETGRPWVLVDGLDNVIEQAIAQFELLTGRKAPRRLMTLEALRNYVGEHGQFDEETLQTRLDGVQ; from the exons ATGTCTCAATCTCTAGGCCGCGAGTGTCACCGTAACCTCAATCCCGATGCTTCCTTAGTACTAGTTGGGATCCGAGGTTGTGGAAAGCGCTCCTTGGGCTTTGTTGCTGCAACGGCGTTGAAAAGACGCTTCATCACCGAGGATCACTATTTCAAGCAGGTTACTGGGCTCACGCGACATGAGTACCTTAAGCGCTTTGGGGGCCAGGAGTTCCAGAAGCGTGATATTGAGGTTCTTAAGATGATGCTCGACAAACATCGATCGCGTTGCATAATCGAATGCGGTCTGGGGAGCCTTACTCGTCCCGTGCAGGAATACCTTCGTCTGTATTCAGTGACCAATCCTGTGGTGTATGTGGTTCGTGATATGGTCCGCATTCAAACTCTTTTAGGATTGGAAGATCAGGCTGCCAAATTGCTCTGTGAAGGAGACCCCCTGCATCGGATGTGCTCGAATTTTGAATTCTATAATATCGAGGACCGTTCCAGCATGATACCTCAACTCGACGAAGTAACACCCGACCGTCGATCAGCTGGGTATTCGTTCAAGctcaaagaagccaaagaggaCTTTACTCGATTTGTGCGTTTTATTACTGGTGCAGATGTCGACCATTCGAGTTATGACTCCCCCTTCGTACTGCTGGAAACCCCTCCTGAAAACCGTTCCTTCACACATGCTATCTTCGTTCGATCCTCTGCAATGCTTCAGGAGGACGTCGACTTGTGCGAGCTCCAGTCAGGAGGAGATGCCATCGAGCTTTGTGTGGATCGTTGGGACACAGAGATGGCGAGTACTGTGAGCAAGCAGGTTTCTTTACTCCGCAGGAGTGCTCGCACGCCGATTATCTTCTCAATCGACGCTTCAACGTCCGGAATTGGCAGTGGTACACTCACCCCAACACAGCTGCGCAGCCTCTATTTCGAGATTGTGGAACACGGCTTGCGACTAGCGGTAGAATACCTGGCTATAGACCTCGATCAAGACAAATCGTTGTTGGTCGAAGCCAATCGTAATAGGGGCATGACCAAGATCATTGGCCAGCATATATTCAAACCTTCGTCCAGTGTCACGTGGGATGACGAATCGTGCCTGTCTGTCTATCTTGAAGCCGAGAAGCTCGGTTGTCAACTGGTTCGCATTCTCAGAGTAGCAGCGGAGCGCGAAGATAATGCGGCTGTCGCCAAATTCACAAACAAAATCCACTCTCTACCGGGCGAACATCCGCCTATCATCGCCTACAACGTAGGCAGCCTTGGACGAACATCCCAGGTGTTCAATTCAACACTCACTTCAGTCACTCACCCGGCGATTAAGCGCCCCACAGGCAATAGAATAGACCCTCAGATTACTTCACGGGATGCGGTACAGGCGTTGTTTCAAAGTTATGTCTTGGACCCTCTGCAGTTTTATATACTGGGGGCTAGCGTGGCCTACAGTCTTTCACCAGCTATGTACAATGCTGCCTTCCATCACTGTGGCATGAGCCACACCTACAGTATTCCCGAATCTCCCTCTCTCACGGCTTTAGACAAGCTAGGCCGAGACCCGCATTTCGGAGGTGCTAGTGTTGTCCAACCATGGAGGGtggagatcttccagaagcTCTCTTCGAAAAGTCGACATGCAGAAGCAATCGGAGCGATTAACACGATTATGCCTTTGCGGGCGCGAGCCGATGGGACGATGTTCCCTCTGCAAGAGCAGGCTAGCCGTCGCAATCAGGCGGGACCCGTACTGGGCTGGTACGGTGAGAATACAGATTGGGTGGGAATCATGACCTGCATGAATCGCAATCTTTCCCCACGTAATGCTATTAGTCCGTTGAAGACGACGGGGTTGGTAATTGGGGCTGGCGGCATGGGCCGTGCTGCCATTTATGCCATGCTTCGTCTGGGATGCCGGAAGATCTTCATATACAACCGCACCTTATCCCGCGCCGAGAATGTAGCCCGTCACTTTAATTCATGGGCGGCAGCGCAGGTTGGCTCTACAAAAGTGGTGCATGTGCTGAGGTCATTGCAAGATGAGTGGCCGTCAGAAACTTGTCATCCATGTTTGATTGCGTCCTGTGTACCTGCCGACCCGGACCAAGATGAACCTCCAGCAAACTTCGAGATGCCGATGCAATGGCTTGAAAGCCCTACTGGTGGGGTGGTCTTAGAG TTTGCTTACAAGCCCCTGGAGACCCCGCTGATACGTCAGATGCGTCGTTTCCGCAGTGAAACTGGACGGCCATGGGTTCTGGTAGATGGACTCGACAACGTCATTGAGCAGGCCATCGCTCAGTTTGAGCTGCTGACGGGACGGAAAGCGCCACGGCGACTGATGACACTGGAAGCACTTCGCAATTATGTCGGGGAGCACGGGCAGTTCGACGAGGAAACACTTCAGACGAGACTTGACGGGGTCCAGTAG
- a CDS encoding uncharacterized protein (predicted protein) — translation MAYPAVGDYNQGVCPETHPVAVYSIFVEFFFNTKPFPDYENWVYAMGDPTGYGLHGDFLNGWVDQNALQNAMATCTGVEGLNDPDCSITNNQARALTPIAHSLDVPPPLEQLGQHGPLSKLPGNNPITGSRELQ, via the coding sequence ATGGCCTATCCCGCGGTTGGGGATTATAATCAGGGTGTTTGCCCGGAGACCCATCCGGTGGCAGTGTATTCGATCTTCGTGGAATTCTTCTTTAACACGAAGCCCTTTCCGGACTATGAAAATTGGGTGTACGCTATGGGCGACCCCACAGGGTATGGTCTGCATGGAGACTTCCTCAACGGCTGGGTAGACCAGAATGCACTGCAGAACGCTATGGCGACATGTACAGGCGTGGAGGGGCTGAACGATCCGGATTGTTCGATCACAAACAACCAAGCAAGGGCACTCACTCCAATCGCACATTCTCTGGATGTACCTCCACCGTTGGAGCAATTGGGTCAGCATGGGCCTCTTTCCAAACTACCAGGTAATAATCCAATAACAGGATCACGCGAGCTGCAGTGA